A single genomic interval of Malania oleifera isolate guangnan ecotype guangnan chromosome 13, ASM2987363v1, whole genome shotgun sequence harbors:
- the LOC131145948 gene encoding acidic endochitinase-like has protein sequence MVSTPQPTLLLSFLAFVLLLQPSHAGKITTYWGQNVNEGSLSATCATGKYSYVNIAFLDKFGSGQTPALNLAGHCSPSSGGCSSISVDIKNCQGSGIKVMLSLGGDSQSNTISSTADAKSVADYLWNNFLGGTSPSRPLGDAILDGIDFAIVTGSPEHWDDLARDLSDYGKGGKKVYLTAAPQCPFPDHILAPALNTGLFDYVWIQFYNNPPCEYTSGNSQNLKNAWNQWSSSMKGQIFLGIPAALEATGAAGGFIPTEVLTSEILPMIKGSPNYGGVMLWSRFYDGKTGYSDSIKNSV, from the coding sequence ATGGTGTCCACACCTCAACCCACTTTACTTCTTTCCTTCTTAGCCTTTGTACTGCTACTCCAACCATCCCATGCTGGCAAAATCACAACCTACTGGGGCCAAAACGTCAATGAGGGATCCCTCTCTGCAACCTGCGCCACTGGAAAATACTCCTACGTGAACATCGCCTTCCTTGACAAGTTCGGCAGCGGTCAAACCCCTGCCCTCAATCTTGCTGGCCACTGCTCCCCGTCATCTGGTGGCTGCTCCAGCATCAGTGTTGACATTAAAAACTGCCAAGGGAGTGGCATCAAGGTGATGCTCTCCCTTGGTGGCGACTCTCAGAGCAACACTATCTCTTCTACAGCTGATGCGAAAAGTGTTGCTGACTACTTATGGAACAATTTCTTGGGTGGGACATCGCCGTCCCGGCCTCTAGGCGATGCCATTTTGGATGGTATAGATTTTGCGATCGTCACAGGATCACCAGAACACTGGGACGATCTCGCCCGGGACCTATCGGATTATGGCAAGGGAGGAAAGAAGGTGTACTTAACGGCAGCTCCCCAGTGTCCATTTCCTGACCACATTCTTGCTCCTGCCCTTAACACTGGCCTGTTTGACTATGTTTGGATTCAGTTTTACAACAATCCTCCGTGCGAGTATACTTCTGGGAATAGCCAGAATTTGAAGAATGCATGGAACCAGTGGAGTTCGTCCATGAAGGGGCAAATCTTCTTAGGAATACCAGCTGCGCTGGAGGCTACTGGGGCAGCAGGAGGGTTTATTCCAACTGAAGTGCTGACTTCCGAGATCCTTCCAATGATCAAAGGGTCTCCCAACTATGGAGGGGTGATGCTTTGGTCCAGGTTCTATGATGGGAAGACTGGATACAGCGACTCCATCAAGAACAGTGTGTAA